Proteins co-encoded in one Trueperella abortisuis genomic window:
- a CDS encoding N-acetylmuramoyl-L-alanine amidase, with translation MKTTLPLALGILLATPATLPGALWAAIGSEEPAAYVVDLLAAPALEEPTTAEPDSAPDLTRDGPTAPATGEEAAPGGQTREDAVDEPADAPEMDAPEAAVTAAPAALAQDEPEFDLVTEPMETNDFVVAGVTWEGAAPEAVEIRTLTHGEWGQWYSLDIEGEGTPGTEPYMAAGSSGVQVRVAGASEPASLRLSLNTGEGAGGSEERADIAEPDIAPQPGSDLDPAANAAAPTEATVLPALMRTDAAFVNAAATALGNPVQAPRVVDVAAPRIMSRAQWGAEATSWPPKTVALSGAIIHHTAGINTYTAAESPAIVKAIWNYHTFGRGWGDIGYNFLVDKYGQVFEGRTGSLASAAGTMVIGAHAAPANTGSVGVSVLGNYTSVDPTKESLDAVASVLAWQFGRAGIDPFGTFSYTDRSGVKRSINAISGHLDVSSTACPARIYPRLGQIRTAVADRIAGARAPKSYVDVPSTMSYVYSVQSGHGWPTTDVWGLGDANGDGRSDLLLRKDGKLLFYAGRGADRFQPGRQIGHGWDAMVNLVTGIDFDGDGEVDILGLHANLTLYLYSGDGSGGVYPGRQIGHGWSFAHIFGVAQGPGGKPAMVGIKPDGNLYIYATDATGTFIKTTHVSGDYSHLVGATFVGDWDESGYSDAIAIGADQNLYFFADVTEGGYAKRARIGSRWGAMAQLELGYAEGGVHRFYAISKQGLLYTYAYENER, from the coding sequence ATGAAAACCACGCTCCCCCTCGCCCTCGGCATCCTCCTCGCAACCCCTGCCACGCTTCCCGGCGCGCTCTGGGCAGCAATCGGCTCCGAGGAGCCGGCCGCATACGTCGTCGACCTCCTCGCCGCCCCGGCGCTTGAGGAACCGACGACGGCGGAACCCGACTCGGCCCCGGACCTCACGAGGGATGGGCCCACGGCTCCCGCCACCGGCGAGGAGGCCGCACCTGGCGGACAGACGCGCGAGGACGCCGTCGACGAGCCGGCCGACGCCCCGGAGATGGACGCGCCCGAAGCCGCCGTCACAGCCGCGCCGGCGGCCCTGGCCCAGGACGAGCCCGAGTTTGACCTGGTGACCGAGCCGATGGAGACGAACGACTTCGTCGTCGCCGGCGTCACCTGGGAGGGCGCCGCGCCAGAGGCTGTGGAGATCCGCACGCTCACCCACGGCGAGTGGGGACAGTGGTATTCCCTCGACATCGAAGGCGAAGGGACACCCGGCACCGAGCCGTATATGGCTGCCGGATCGTCGGGGGTTCAGGTGCGCGTGGCGGGAGCTAGCGAGCCCGCCTCCCTTAGGCTCTCGCTGAACACCGGCGAAGGCGCGGGCGGAAGCGAGGAGCGGGCCGACATCGCCGAGCCGGACATCGCCCCGCAGCCCGGCTCGGACCTCGACCCGGCTGCCAACGCCGCCGCCCCCACCGAGGCCACGGTCCTGCCCGCGCTGATGCGCACGGATGCTGCCTTCGTCAACGCCGCCGCCACAGCGTTGGGCAACCCCGTGCAGGCCCCGCGGGTGGTGGACGTCGCGGCTCCGCGGATCATGTCCCGCGCGCAGTGGGGTGCGGAGGCGACGTCGTGGCCGCCCAAGACGGTCGCGCTCTCCGGCGCGATCATCCACCACACGGCCGGTATCAACACCTACACCGCCGCCGAGTCGCCCGCGATTGTCAAGGCGATTTGGAACTACCACACCTTCGGTCGCGGCTGGGGCGACATCGGGTACAACTTCCTCGTGGACAAGTACGGCCAGGTCTTCGAGGGCCGGACGGGGTCCCTGGCTTCGGCCGCGGGCACGATGGTCATCGGCGCTCACGCCGCGCCCGCCAACACCGGCTCGGTCGGCGTCTCCGTTCTCGGCAACTACACGTCGGTTGACCCCACCAAAGAGTCCCTCGACGCCGTCGCCTCCGTGCTCGCATGGCAGTTCGGCCGCGCCGGCATCGACCCCTTCGGCACGTTCAGCTACACCGACCGCTCGGGCGTGAAGCGCTCCATCAACGCGATCAGCGGCCACCTCGACGTCTCCTCCACCGCCTGCCCGGCCCGCATCTACCCCAGGCTCGGCCAGATCCGCACCGCGGTGGCGGACCGCATTGCGGGCGCGCGGGCCCCCAAGAGCTACGTGGATGTCCCCTCGACCATGTCCTACGTCTACTCGGTCCAGTCCGGCCACGGCTGGCCGACCACCGACGTCTGGGGGCTCGGCGACGCCAACGGTGACGGCCGGAGCGATCTGCTCCTGCGCAAGGACGGAAAGCTCCTGTTCTACGCCGGCCGCGGCGCCGACAGATTCCAGCCGGGCCGGCAGATCGGCCACGGATGGGACGCCATGGTCAACCTCGTCACCGGCATCGACTTCGACGGCGATGGCGAGGTCGACATCCTCGGCCTGCACGCCAACCTGACCCTCTATCTCTACTCCGGCGACGGATCTGGCGGCGTGTATCCCGGCCGGCAGATCGGCCACGGCTGGAGCTTTGCCCACATCTTCGGCGTCGCGCAGGGCCCGGGCGGAAAACCGGCCATGGTCGGTATCAAACCCGACGGCAACCTCTACATTTACGCCACGGATGCTACCGGCACTTTCATCAAGACCACGCACGTTTCCGGCGACTACTCCCACCTCGTCGGGGCGACCTTCGTGGGCGACTGGGACGAGTCCGGGTATTCGGACGCGATCGCCATCGGCGCGGATCAGAACCTCTACTTCTTCGCCGACGTGACCGAGGGCGGCTACGCCAAGCGCGCCCGCATCGGTAGCCGGTGGGGCGCAATGGCCCAGCTCGAGCTCGGATACGCTGAGGGCGGCGTCCACCGCTTCTACGCAATCAGCAAGCAGGGCCTGCTCTACACCTACGCCTACGAAAACGAGCGATAG
- a CDS encoding glycosyltransferase produces MKILQVSAHYPPDFVSGGALVPQRFATELAARGHESAVFAGRLNGIAPGEVLDECLGEIPVRWVGNSNALAWFDARNVDNHAMYGPLEEFITATAPDVVHFHSIQTIGAGALQVAASHAAVVVTMHDFWWTCARQFLVDQSGTPCNPVVSAANCQCAAGRKHLDERNAWLAAQLRFADLILFPSESARELMVANGVPAERTAVNENGIDAVAGVERQPITRPVRFMYTGGEATMKGYEVLKEACAHARVREGTTLDLYNTPADGFPDWARSRPAYGREDLPEIFADHDVLILPSVMRESHSIVTREALKAGMAVIATDSVGPEEAIADGRNGRIVASGSATDLRAAIEELSDPAVASALTGQGSASPIRTVAEQIDELEGLYTELLLSRSAPAPLEVPGEDVVRAGVGALIRNVVFVVGIQGAMARYRAHLPAEALALRGIRAHVMHYRDPALEVRALAADAVVFYRVPATSQVLDLIARIKDLKRVVPVLGDVDDLIFDPDIVPSLDNLSSLDHAERELWIRGIHRYRTTLDACDYFVGSTQTVSAEGERLLGVPAQRFSNGIGHLLGSVSEAEASRERTPGPLRIGFFSGTKTHDADWASVEGAVARVLAAHEDVELWLGGLVEPTATLEEYRGRIVRLPFVPWYELPAYLRDIDVCLAPLTAGSIFNEAKSAIKWLEAALVETPTIASPSQPFREAIDDGRTGYLAASEDEWVEAMTALLRDDSLRRRIGRNAKRSALLALSPELQGWAYERILVDAWRQVQRGGHKRAGTFPPVFDDEPATASAAVLERYELPKVHHRLLDTVRMTGLKTVHSLRVNGVRGTVAKVANVMRGGR; encoded by the coding sequence ATGAAGATCCTTCAGGTCAGCGCCCACTACCCGCCCGACTTCGTCTCGGGCGGGGCTCTTGTCCCGCAGCGCTTCGCCACCGAGCTCGCCGCGCGCGGGCACGAGTCCGCGGTCTTTGCCGGCCGACTGAACGGGATCGCGCCCGGGGAGGTTCTCGACGAGTGCCTCGGCGAGATTCCTGTTCGTTGGGTCGGTAACTCCAACGCGCTCGCCTGGTTCGACGCGCGCAACGTGGACAACCACGCGATGTATGGCCCCCTGGAGGAGTTCATTACCGCCACGGCACCGGACGTGGTGCACTTCCATTCGATTCAGACCATCGGGGCGGGCGCGTTGCAGGTTGCGGCTTCTCACGCCGCCGTCGTCGTGACGATGCACGACTTCTGGTGGACGTGTGCCCGGCAGTTCCTCGTGGATCAGTCCGGAACCCCCTGCAATCCGGTGGTCTCGGCGGCGAACTGCCAGTGCGCGGCGGGCCGCAAGCACCTCGACGAGCGTAACGCCTGGCTCGCCGCCCAGCTGCGTTTCGCTGACCTCATCCTGTTCCCCTCCGAGTCCGCCCGCGAGCTCATGGTCGCCAACGGCGTGCCGGCCGAGCGAACTGCCGTCAACGAAAACGGCATCGACGCCGTGGCCGGCGTCGAGCGCCAGCCCATCACGCGGCCCGTGCGCTTCATGTACACCGGCGGCGAGGCAACGATGAAGGGCTACGAGGTTCTCAAGGAGGCGTGCGCGCACGCGCGCGTGCGCGAGGGCACCACGCTCGACCTTTATAACACCCCGGCCGATGGCTTCCCGGACTGGGCGCGTAGCCGGCCGGCGTACGGGCGCGAGGATCTCCCGGAGATCTTCGCCGACCACGACGTCCTCATCCTGCCCTCGGTCATGCGCGAATCGCACTCGATCGTCACCCGCGAGGCGCTCAAGGCGGGCATGGCCGTCATCGCCACGGATTCGGTCGGGCCGGAGGAGGCGATCGCCGACGGACGCAACGGCCGCATCGTCGCCTCCGGATCGGCCACGGACCTGCGCGCCGCGATCGAGGAGCTCTCTGACCCGGCGGTGGCCAGCGCGCTCACCGGCCAGGGTTCGGCCTCGCCGATTCGCACAGTTGCCGAACAAATCGACGAGCTCGAGGGCTTGTACACGGAGCTGTTGCTCAGCCGTTCGGCCCCCGCGCCGCTCGAGGTCCCGGGCGAGGACGTCGTGCGCGCGGGTGTGGGCGCGCTCATCCGCAACGTCGTCTTCGTTGTCGGCATCCAGGGCGCCATGGCCCGCTACCGCGCCCACCTGCCGGCAGAGGCCCTCGCCCTGCGCGGCATTCGCGCGCACGTCATGCACTACCGCGACCCCGCGCTCGAGGTGCGCGCGCTGGCCGCCGACGCCGTGGTCTTCTATCGCGTCCCCGCCACCTCCCAGGTCCTCGACCTCATCGCGCGCATCAAGGACCTGAAGCGCGTCGTGCCGGTCCTCGGCGACGTCGACGACCTCATCTTCGACCCTGACATCGTCCCCAGCCTCGACAACCTCTCCAGCCTCGACCACGCCGAACGCGAGCTATGGATTCGCGGCATCCACCGCTACCGCACCACCCTGGACGCGTGCGACTACTTCGTCGGCTCGACCCAGACAGTGTCGGCTGAAGGCGAACGGCTCCTCGGGGTACCCGCCCAACGTTTCTCAAATGGCATTGGCCACCTACTCGGCTCCGTCTCCGAGGCCGAGGCGAGCCGCGAGCGCACGCCCGGCCCGTTGCGTATCGGCTTTTTCTCCGGGACCAAGACTCACGACGCCGACTGGGCATCCGTCGAGGGTGCGGTGGCGCGGGTGCTGGCGGCGCACGAGGACGTCGAGCTGTGGCTCGGTGGCCTCGTGGAACCGACGGCCACACTGGAGGAATATCGGGGGCGGATCGTGCGGCTGCCGTTTGTGCCCTGGTACGAGCTGCCGGCATACCTGCGCGACATCGATGTTTGCCTCGCGCCGCTGACCGCCGGTTCGATCTTCAACGAGGCAAAGTCCGCGATCAAGTGGCTCGAGGCGGCCCTGGTGGAGACCCCCACGATCGCTTCGCCCTCGCAGCCCTTCCGCGAGGCCATCGACGACGGTCGCACGGGCTACCTGGCGGCGAGTGAGGATGAGTGGGTGGAGGCAATGACGGCGCTCCTTCGTGACGACTCCCTTCGGCGCCGCATAGGCCGGAATGCCAAGCGCTCCGCTCTCCTTGCGCTCTCGCCCGAGCTGCAGGGCTGGGCCTACGAGAGGATTCTGGTCGACGCCTGGCGTCAGGTCCAGCGCGGCGGGCACAAGCGAGCCGGCACCTTCCCGCCGGTCTTTGACGACGAACCGGCGACGGCGTCGGCGGCCGTGCTCGAGCGCTACGAGTTGCCCAAGGTACACCATCGGCTTCTCGACACCGTGCGGATGACCGGTTTGAAGACGGTCCACTCCCTGCGCGTCAACGGCGTGCGCGGCACGGTGGCAAAGGTTGCGAACGTGATGAGAGGCGGGCGATGA
- the rfbA gene encoding glucose-1-phosphate thymidylyltransferase RfbA, with translation MRGIVLAGGSGTRLHPITLGTSKQLVPVYDKPMIYYPMSTLMLAGISDILIITTPADAPQFHRLLGDGSQFGINLSFTVQEVPNGLAQAFVLGADFIGNDAASLILGDNIFYGPGMGTRLRRNIDPDGGAVFAYHVTDPERYGVVEFDEHFRALSIEEKPAKPKSNYAVPGLYFYDNDVVEIAKNLTPSARGEYEITDVNKVYLEAGKLSVEVLPRGTAWLDTGTFDSLADASAYVRTVEARQGLKVGSPEEVAWRMGFIDDDGLRRRAEPLVKSGYGKYLLNLIDQR, from the coding sequence ATGCGTGGAATCGTCTTGGCCGGAGGCTCCGGCACTCGTCTTCATCCGATCACCCTCGGCACGTCCAAGCAGCTGGTGCCTGTCTACGACAAACCGATGATCTACTACCCCATGAGCACCCTCATGCTCGCGGGCATATCCGACATCCTTATCATCACTACCCCCGCGGATGCCCCGCAGTTCCATCGCCTCCTCGGCGACGGTTCACAGTTCGGCATCAACCTGTCCTTTACGGTGCAGGAGGTGCCCAACGGGCTCGCCCAGGCCTTCGTGCTCGGCGCGGACTTCATCGGCAACGACGCCGCCAGCCTCATCCTCGGCGACAACATCTTCTACGGCCCCGGCATGGGCACGCGCCTGCGTCGCAACATCGACCCCGACGGCGGGGCCGTCTTCGCCTACCACGTGACGGATCCGGAGCGCTACGGCGTCGTCGAGTTCGACGAGCACTTCCGGGCGCTGTCCATCGAGGAAAAGCCCGCCAAGCCGAAGTCGAACTACGCGGTGCCCGGCCTGTACTTCTACGACAACGACGTGGTGGAAATCGCAAAGAACCTCACCCCGTCGGCCCGTGGCGAGTACGAGATCACCGACGTCAACAAGGTCTACCTGGAGGCCGGCAAGCTCTCCGTGGAGGTGCTGCCGCGCGGCACCGCCTGGCTCGACACCGGCACTTTCGATTCGCTCGCCGACGCCAGCGCCTACGTGCGCACCGTGGAGGCGCGCCAGGGGCTGAAGGTCGGCTCGCCGGAGGAGGTCGCCTGGCGGATGGGCTTCATCGACGACGACGGCCTGCGCCGCCGCGCCGAGCCGCTCGTCAAGTCGGGCTACGGCAAGTACCTGCTCAACCTCATCGACCAGCGCTGA
- a CDS encoding bile acid:sodium symporter family protein: MSNRKEDRSALIAVTVFPAIIVAGAVWAYIFPATASHLTPFISPGLGFIMFTMGLTLTLADFKRVAERPLAVLIGVAAQYLIMPLMAIVIVKVLGLPQGLAIGFILLGCAPGGTASNVVAYLAKADVALSVTLTTVSTLVAPIFTPLLVQWLAGALTDIDGGAMAIYILKTVVVPVVGGVVLRLLIPKAVDRVLPVLPWISTLGISAVVAALIPGSAAAIASAAGVVLVAVIMHNLAGLLIGYWAARATGCSPRVARTVCIEVGMQNSGLAATLGKTHFAATPEAALPGVIFSVWHNVSGSLLSLYFRRRAEVERAQGRGGEGAARARAGRR, translated from the coding sequence ATGTCCAATCGCAAAGAGGACCGCTCCGCGCTCATCGCGGTGACAGTTTTTCCGGCCATCATCGTCGCGGGAGCGGTGTGGGCCTACATCTTCCCGGCCACGGCCTCCCACCTCACCCCCTTCATCTCTCCCGGCCTGGGCTTCATCATGTTCACGATGGGTCTGACCCTCACGCTCGCCGACTTCAAGCGCGTGGCCGAGCGCCCGCTCGCCGTCCTCATCGGCGTGGCCGCCCAGTACCTCATCATGCCGCTGATGGCGATCGTCATCGTGAAGGTCCTCGGCCTGCCCCAGGGCCTGGCCATCGGCTTTATTCTGCTCGGCTGCGCGCCGGGCGGCACCGCCTCGAATGTGGTGGCCTACCTGGCCAAGGCCGACGTCGCGCTCTCGGTCACGCTCACCACCGTCTCCACGCTGGTCGCCCCGATCTTCACCCCCTTGCTCGTGCAGTGGCTGGCCGGCGCGCTCACCGATATCGACGGCGGCGCGATGGCGATCTACATCCTGAAGACCGTTGTCGTTCCGGTGGTCGGCGGCGTGGTGCTACGCCTGCTCATCCCGAAGGCCGTGGACCGCGTGCTACCCGTTCTGCCGTGGATCTCCACCCTTGGCATCTCCGCCGTGGTCGCGGCCCTCATCCCCGGCTCGGCCGCGGCGATCGCGAGCGCAGCCGGCGTGGTGCTCGTGGCTGTGATCATGCACAACCTGGCCGGCCTGCTCATCGGGTACTGGGCCGCCCGGGCCACGGGGTGTAGCCCGCGCGTGGCGCGCACCGTCTGCATCGAGGTGGGCATGCAGAACTCCGGCCTGGCGGCCACGCTGGGCAAGACCCACTTCGCCGCCACCCCGGAGGCCGCCCTTCCCGGCGTCATTTTCTCGGTGTGGCACAACGTCTCCGGCTCGCTGCTTTCCCTCTACTTCCGCCGCCGCGCCGAGGTTGAGCGGGCGCAGGGCCGGGGAGGGGAGGGTGCGGCTCGGGCGCGGGCCGGTCGGCGCTAG
- the rfbD gene encoding dTDP-4-dehydrorhamnose reductase has translation MHWTVIGAAGMLGTDLTNMLHDHGYEVTALDRPEVDITDPASVGELGATDVIVNCAAFTAVDPAEEHEAQAFAVNAVGPQLLARRARELGARLVQISTDYVFAGDAEAPYAESAPIAPKSAYGRTKAAGEWAVRAETDDYVIVRTAWLYGEHGACFPKTMARLSDAHPQLSVVTDEVGQPTWTRDLADLIIRLVEADAPSGIYHGTASGQTNWHGFTKEIVAAYGKDPAIVGETTAAAFNRPAPRPSYSVLAHDSLAAIGISPIGDWKERWEVAAPAVLANLG, from the coding sequence ATGCACTGGACAGTTATTGGCGCCGCCGGCATGCTCGGCACGGACCTCACGAATATGCTTCACGACCACGGCTACGAGGTCACTGCCCTCGACCGGCCGGAGGTCGATATCACCGATCCGGCATCGGTGGGCGAGCTCGGCGCCACCGACGTGATCGTCAACTGCGCGGCCTTCACCGCCGTCGACCCGGCCGAGGAACATGAGGCCCAGGCCTTCGCCGTCAACGCCGTCGGCCCGCAGCTACTCGCCCGGCGGGCCCGCGAGCTCGGGGCCCGTCTCGTCCAGATCTCCACCGACTACGTCTTCGCCGGCGACGCCGAGGCGCCCTACGCTGAGAGTGCGCCGATCGCGCCGAAGTCCGCCTACGGGCGCACCAAAGCCGCCGGAGAGTGGGCCGTGCGCGCCGAAACTGACGATTACGTGATCGTGCGCACGGCCTGGCTCTACGGCGAACACGGCGCCTGCTTCCCCAAGACGATGGCGCGTCTGTCGGATGCCCACCCGCAGCTGTCGGTGGTCACCGACGAGGTCGGCCAGCCCACCTGGACGCGCGACCTCGCCGATCTCATCATCCGCCTCGTCGAGGCCGACGCTCCCTCCGGCATCTACCACGGCACCGCCTCGGGGCAGACCAACTGGCACGGCTTCACCAAGGAAATCGTGGCCGCCTACGGCAAGGACCCGGCGATCGTGGGGGAGACAACCGCCGCGGCCTTCAACCGGCCCGCGCCTCGGCCGTCGTACTCCGTACTCGCCCACGACTCCCTCGCAGCCATTGGTATCTCCCCCATCGGGGACTGGAAGGAGAGGTGGGAAGTTGCGGCCCCGGCCGTGCTCGCCAACCTCGGCTGA
- a CDS encoding glycosyltransferase family 2 protein, which produces MKVLSLEADPASTAPDWAGSLPAGWDLVRARAGRHGAPRLEDVSFPDRELVWLLPAGVRPATGAVEGLSVWLARSPVRLGARAFYGDSLADGRPLTRPRAERFSLWAADSAGDSIVVRAGLLRETLARLVQPSEWWYQLRLAAIEDGLAHVPVFFDSWDLANPPTAPGVGPAPFSWVSRAAVLESLAYVSATERPTPAGPRLRLRGNTERASVSVVIPSIGTPVTTPEGSEPALWRCLRSLAGENVRDVVVVAGPRMPEDVLAAAHAIADVTEVRVPDPFNFSASINAGVAASRGSHVLLLNDDVEATTPGWVDSLLGLVTLPDVGAVGARLMFPDATIQHAGIVINPRNLEPNHLYMGLRPEDVCDPVASGLAHFLAVTGACLLVSKENYCAVGGLSEDLPLNYNDVDFCLKLHACGLTNLQDNTTSLIHRESTTRTHVLTDIEAGWMAQWEPWIGQDPYVNVWG; this is translated from the coding sequence ATGAAGGTTCTCTCCCTCGAGGCAGACCCCGCCTCTACCGCCCCCGACTGGGCGGGCTCGTTGCCGGCCGGCTGGGACCTCGTGCGAGCGCGGGCAGGCCGTCACGGCGCGCCGCGCCTGGAGGATGTCTCCTTCCCCGACCGCGAGCTGGTCTGGCTCCTGCCCGCCGGCGTCCGCCCCGCCACCGGCGCCGTGGAGGGGCTGTCCGTGTGGCTGGCCCGCTCCCCCGTGCGCTTAGGTGCCCGCGCGTTCTACGGCGATTCTCTCGCCGACGGCCGCCCGCTCACCCGGCCGCGCGCCGAGCGTTTCTCACTGTGGGCGGCGGATTCGGCCGGCGACTCGATCGTCGTGCGCGCCGGCCTCCTGCGCGAGACCCTCGCCCGCCTCGTCCAGCCCTCCGAGTGGTGGTACCAGCTACGGCTAGCTGCCATCGAGGACGGGCTGGCGCACGTGCCCGTCTTTTTCGATTCCTGGGACCTCGCGAATCCGCCAACCGCGCCCGGCGTCGGGCCAGCGCCCTTCAGCTGGGTCTCCCGGGCGGCCGTCCTCGAATCCCTCGCCTACGTCAGTGCCACCGAACGCCCGACGCCCGCCGGCCCGCGCCTGCGCCTTCGCGGCAACACTGAGCGCGCCTCCGTTTCGGTTGTCATCCCCTCAATCGGCACGCCGGTCACCACGCCTGAGGGCAGCGAGCCCGCCCTCTGGCGCTGCCTGCGCTCGCTGGCGGGCGAGAACGTGCGCGACGTCGTCGTCGTCGCCGGGCCGCGCATGCCCGAGGACGTCCTCGCGGCGGCTCACGCCATCGCCGACGTCACCGAAGTGCGCGTCCCCGACCCGTTCAACTTCTCCGCCTCCATCAACGCCGGCGTCGCGGCCTCCCGCGGCTCGCACGTCCTCCTCCTCAACGACGATGTCGAGGCCACCACGCCTGGCTGGGTCGATTCCCTGCTTGGCCTCGTCACGCTTCCCGACGTGGGCGCCGTTGGCGCGCGCCTCATGTTCCCCGACGCCACGATCCAGCACGCCGGCATCGTCATCAACCCGCGCAACCTCGAACCCAACCACCTCTACATGGGCCTGCGCCCGGAGGATGTCTGCGATCCCGTTGCCAGCGGCCTTGCCCACTTCCTCGCGGTCACCGGCGCCTGCCTGCTCGTGTCCAAAGAGAATTACTGCGCGGTGGGCGGGCTGAGCGAGGATTTGCCGCTCAACTACAACGATGTCGACTTCTGCCTCAAGCTCCACGCCTGCGGCCTGACCAACCTGCAGGACAACACCACATCCCTCATCCACCGCGAATCCACCACTCGCACGCACGTCCTGACGGACATCGAGGCGGGCTGGATGGCGCAGTGGGAGCCGTGGATCGGGCAGGACCCCTACGTCAACGTGTGGGGCTGA
- a CDS encoding TIGR03089 family protein — protein sequence MSLLASLLAHGTAPALTWYDADGRVELSGKVLANHVAKVANYLSDEVGLEPGAPVLLDLPLHWKTLTWALGALVAGGRIRDAGAAGADVVVTNRPEAHAGASAAEVIALNLDSFAFAWDGDLPQGVADGSADVMGQPDSLVLAEDTDNVERARGTLVIAEPSLLFRPTVAEATRALLAACAGGASLVVVGEGDPERIAAAQRARIL from the coding sequence ATGAGCCTGCTCGCCTCCCTCCTCGCCCACGGCACCGCCCCCGCGCTCACCTGGTACGACGCCGACGGGCGGGTCGAGCTGTCCGGCAAGGTACTCGCCAATCACGTCGCCAAGGTTGCCAACTACCTCTCCGATGAGGTCGGCCTCGAGCCCGGGGCCCCCGTCCTGCTCGACCTGCCACTGCACTGGAAGACGCTTACCTGGGCGCTAGGCGCCCTCGTCGCCGGTGGACGGATTCGCGACGCCGGCGCGGCCGGCGCCGACGTCGTCGTCACGAACCGACCCGAGGCTCACGCCGGGGCGAGCGCGGCCGAGGTCATCGCCCTCAACCTGGATTCTTTCGCCTTCGCCTGGGACGGCGATCTGCCGCAGGGCGTGGCGGACGGCTCGGCCGACGTCATGGGTCAGCCCGATTCCCTCGTGCTGGCCGAGGACACGGACAACGTGGAGCGGGCGCGCGGGACGCTGGTAATCGCCGAGCCGAGTCTGCTGTTTAGACCCACCGTCGCTGAGGCGACCCGGGCACTACTGGCGGCCTGCGCGGGAGGCGCGAGCCTCGTCGTCGTGGGCGAGGGCGACCCGGAACGGATCGCCGCGGCGCAGCGGGCGAGGATCCTCTAG
- a CDS encoding bile acid:sodium symporter family protein produces the protein MSQLPQRTAEDRAALVAVTVFPILVILAAVWAFMFPGAAAHVSPHVSILLGVIMFGMGLTLTLPDFKLVIARPLPVLLGVLAQYVIMPLVAIALVKVLNLPPAIAVGVILVGSAPGGTSSNVISYLAKADVALSVTMTAVSTLLAPIMTPLLVQWLAGTLMDIDGGAMAISIVKTVLVPVLGGLVLRLLVPQIIDKILPVLPWVSTLGICAVVIGVIPGSAEAFATAGAIIFAAVILHNLLGYLLGYVVTKLFGFDSRVARTVSVEVGMQNSGLAATLARGYFTPETALPAVIFSVWHNLSGAFLSMFYRRSAERAAPARPAGQPA, from the coding sequence ATGAGCCAGCTTCCACAACGCACAGCGGAAGACCGCGCAGCGCTCGTCGCCGTCACCGTCTTCCCTATCCTCGTCATCCTCGCCGCCGTCTGGGCCTTCATGTTCCCCGGCGCGGCCGCCCACGTCTCCCCGCACGTGTCGATCCTGCTGGGCGTCATCATGTTCGGCATGGGCCTGACCCTCACGCTGCCCGACTTTAAGCTGGTCATCGCCCGGCCCTTGCCGGTGTTGCTCGGCGTCCTCGCCCAGTACGTCATCATGCCGCTTGTCGCGATCGCACTGGTGAAGGTGCTCAACCTCCCGCCCGCGATCGCCGTGGGCGTCATCCTCGTGGGCTCGGCCCCGGGCGGGACCTCCTCCAACGTCATCTCCTACCTGGCCAAGGCCGACGTCGCGCTGTCCGTCACCATGACGGCGGTGTCGACGCTCCTGGCCCCGATCATGACCCCGCTACTCGTGCAGTGGCTGGCCGGCACCCTCATGGACATCGACGGCGGGGCGATGGCGATCTCGATCGTCAAGACCGTGCTGGTTCCCGTGCTGGGCGGCCTGGTCCTGCGCCTCCTTGTGCCGCAGATAATCGACAAGATCCTGCCCGTGCTGCCCTGGGTCTCCACCTTGGGCATCTGCGCCGTGGTGATCGGAGTGATCCCCGGATCGGCGGAGGCATTCGCCACCGCGGGCGCGATCATCTTCGCCGCCGTCATCCTCCACAACCTGCTCGGCTACCTGCTGGGCTACGTGGTGACCAAGCTCTTTGGCTTCGACTCCCGGGTGGCGCGCACGGTCTCCGTGGAGGTCGGGATGCAGAACTCCGGCCTAGCCGCGACCCTCGCCCGCGGCTACTTCACCCCCGAGACGGCACTACCCGCCGTCATCTTCTCGGTGTGGCACAACCTCTCGGGCGCCTTCCTGTCGATGTTCTACCGCCGCTCAGCCGAGCGTGCTGCGCCCGCCCGCCCGGCGGGCCAGCCCGCATAG